The following coding sequences lie in one Monomorium pharaonis isolate MP-MQ-018 chromosome 1, ASM1337386v2, whole genome shotgun sequence genomic window:
- the LOC118645535 gene encoding uncharacterized protein LOC118645535, translating into MICLITECQKQCLKDINLLHLKKIDAISESVSLLVKNTKTIVKSTNLLHEQLPILNLLPIDLEGLNQVEEWLQNEENKQNLVAELSKLGGPTVKEVVKRVMYKLFQNSLGMEYSWEGKEKKKVFKSLLISSVIMDVVRANKNTADCSEYEIIVIIKSWLVRSKERFYNNTLIRNDASKQVQTEQQKKTQTAPKKAQTKQKNAPIESKEIEQEETSIERTLSNEEQRNE; encoded by the exons atgatttgtttaattacAGAATGTCAAAAGCAATGTCTAAAAGACATAAATCTcctgcatttaaaaaaaattgatgcaaTTTCGGAGTCAGTTTCTTTATtggtaaaaaatacaaaaacaatagTAAAATCTACCAACTTGCTACATGAACAACTGCCAATATTGAACTTACTTCCAATAGATTTGGAAGGATTAAATCAAGTAGAGGAGTGGTtacaaaatgaagaaaataaacaGAACTTG GTGGCAGAATTAAGCAAATTGGGCGGACCAACCGTGAAGGAGGTTGTGAAGCGAgtcatgtataaattatttcaaaattcctTAGGCATGGAATACTCCTGGGAAggcaaagaaaagaaaaaagtttttaagtCACTTTTGATTTCTTCAGTAATTATGg ATGTTGTTcgcgcaaataaaaatacagcGGATTGTAGCGAATACgagattattgtaataataaagtcATGGCTTGTTAGAAGCAAGgaacgtttttataataatactctAATAAGGAACGATGCATCGAAACAGGTACAAACtgaacaacaaaaaaaaacacagaCTGCACCAAAGAAGGCACAGACTAAACAAAAAAACGCACCGATTGAATCGAAAGAAATTGAACAAGAGGAAACGTCTATTGAACGGACTTTATCGAATGAAGAACAAAGAAATGAGTAA